The proteins below come from a single Pichia kudriavzevii chromosome 2, complete sequence genomic window:
- a CDS encoding uncharacterized protein (PKUD0B11990; similar to Saccharomyces cerevisiae YHR104W (GRE3); ancestral locus Anc_5.409), which produces MSQVYVTLNNGIKIPQVGFGCWKLVNEVAADQIYEAIKIGYRLFDGAQDYGNEKEIGQGIKRAIKEGIVKREDLVVVSKLWNSFHDPKNVEVAINKVLSDLDLDYLDIFYIHFPIAQKFVPIEKKYPPGFYCGENGWEFEDVPLSVTWKAMENLVDQGKVKSIGISNCNGALVQDLLRSARIKPQLLQIEHHPYLVQPRLVKYAQDNGIHVVAYSSFGPQSFLELDHPKAKDTVSLFEHDTIKEIAAKHNVSTSKVLLRWATQNGVLVIPKSNRKERLLENFSVNDFQLDEEDMNKITGLDMNLRFNDPWTWGAEIPTFV; this is translated from the coding sequence ATGTCCCAAGTCTACGTTACTTTGAACAACGGTATCAAGATCCCTCAAGTTGGTTTTGGATGCTGGAAACTTGTCAATGAGGTTGCAGCTGACCAAATCTACGAGGCCATCAAAATTGGATACAGACTGTTTGATGGTGCCCAAGACTATGGTAACGAGAAGGAGATTGGCCAGGGCATCAAGAGAGCAATTAAGGAGGGAATTGTCAAGAGGGAAGACCTAGTTGTAGTTTCCAAGCTATGGAACAGTTTCCACGATCCCAAGAATGTGGAGGTTGCCATCAACAAGGTTTTGTCGGACTTGGACTTGGATTACCTTGACATCTTTTACATTCATTTCCCAATTGCGCAAAAGTTTGTTCCAATTGAGAAGAAGTACCCACCTGGATTTTACTGTGGTGAAAATGGATgggaatttgaagatgttcCTCTCTCTGTTACTTGGAAGGCAATGGAGAATTTGGTTGACCAAGGTAAAGTTAAATCGATTGGTATCTCAAACTGCAATGGTGCCCTAGTTCAGGATTTGCTAAGGAGCGCCAGAATCAAGCCACAGTTGTTACAGATTGAACACCATCCATACCTCGTTCAACCAAGGTTGGTTAAATACGCACAGGATAACGGCATCCATGTTGTAGCATATTCCTCCTTTGGCCCGCAATCATTCCTTGAATTGGACCATCCAAAGGCTAAGGATACTGTGTCATTGTTTGAACACGACACCATCAAGGAGATTGCAGCCAAACATAATGTTTCCACATCCAAGGTGTTGTTGAGATGGGCCACCCAAAATGGCGTTTTGGTTATTCCAAAGTCCAACAGGAAGGAGAGACTCTTGGAGAACTTTTCGGTGAATGACTTCCAGTTGGATGAGGAAGATATGAACAAGATCACCGGTCTAGACATGAATCTGAGATTCAACGACCCATGGACATGGGGGGCTGAGATTCCAACTTTTGTGTAA
- a CDS encoding uncharacterized protein (PKUD0B12040; Pfam Domains: Peptidase_M20(1.8e-17)|M20_dimer(1e-07)): protein MRVIKGEYEHVENEVLHIGNGEKKFFTTKKIAILVLAALLFGLATPFTGFLTKPAPPSPPSSDEPLCPIPSKIPIKESEKVQFVLNDKKFQEGVIARFSKALQIDTIVYDKTTNYTKMANFHEYLEKTYPNVYEAAEVNKVNEYGLVFYFEGSNKDLKPIMLAAHMDTVPIGNPDDWSEDPLSGSFDGTYFHARGAFDCKNLLIGLMEATELLIQDGKTSFERGVILAFGFDEEKSGWDGAYHIGQFLVDKFGPNSIESIVDEGPVMFSEIMGDYYSLIINGEKGYADIKVEITTPGGHSSIPRDHTSIGMLSKLLSDYEEDQYKPVLVPENPMMGFFQCVGEHGRLPPNIADAARKIGFDDGSKEIIIDYFGKSPLIKYNFQTSQAIDIINGGDKSNALPRSVSAVVNHRISYGNDFDDIWAKFTKHGKVAAERYNVGLSVNGREILPASDDGNIVISFYSDGLSPAKKSPDNDDFWFEFTGIIKSFYEDEVFPDKMLKGDKKFIVTPGIMSGNTDTRHYWDLTDRIFRVQPGSIDMFSSNVHGQDERVDLHTHLESISFYYNYISHFANL, encoded by the coding sequence ATGAGGGTCATTAAAGGAGAGTACGAACATGTggaaaatgaagttttgCATATTGGCAATGGCGAAAAGAAATTCtttacaacaaaaaaaatagccATTTTAGTCCTTGCAGCTCTACTTTTCGGGTTGGCCACACCATTCACTGGATTCCTAACAAAACCAGCACCACCATCTCCTCCTAGTTCGGACGAACCTTTATGTCCAATTCCAAGTAAGATTCCTATTAAAGAGAGTGAAAAAGTTCAATTTGTTCTGAACGATAAAAAGTTCCAAGAAGGTGTCATTGCTAGGTTCTCAAAGGCCTTACAAATTGACACCATTGTGTACGACAAAACAACTAACTACACAAAGATGGCCAATTTTCATGAGTATTTAGAAAAAACGTACCCAAACGTTTATGAAGCTGCAGAGGTTAACAAGGTCAACGAGTATGGGTTAgtgttttattttgaaggTTCAAACAAGGATCTCAAACCTATCATGTTAGCTGCACATATGGATACTGTCCCAATTGGCAATCCTGACGACTGGTCTGAAGACCCATTGTCAGGCAGCTTCGATGGTACTTATTTCCATGCAAGAGGTGCCTTTGATTGCAAGAACTTACTCATTGGACTAATGGAAGCAACAGAATTGCTTATCCAGGATGGGAAAACCTCCTTCGAGAGGGGAGTTATTCTAGCATTtggttttgatgaagaaaaaagtggTTGGGATGGTGCATACCATATTGGTCAGTTTTTAGTCGATAAGTTCGGTCCTAACTCTATTGAGTCTATCGTCGACGAGGGTCCGGTTATGTTTTCCGAAATCATGGGCGATTATTACTCCTTGATTATCAATGGTGAAAAGGGATATGCTGACATCAAAGTTGAAATCACCACGCCTGGTGGTCACTCGTCTATTCCAAGAGACCACACCTCTATTGGTATGCTGTCCAAACTGTTATCTGATtatgaagaagatcaaTACAAACCTGTGCTTGTTCCTGAAAATCCAATGATGGGATTTTTCCAATGTGTTGGGGAGCACGGACGTTTACCTCCAAATATTGCAGATGCTGCTAGAAAAATTGGTTTTGATGATGGCTCtaaagaaatcatcattgacTATTTCGGTAAGAGCCCGCTCATAAAGTacaattttcaaacttcGCAGGCAATTGACATCATTAATGGTGGTGACAAATCCAATGCATTGCCAAGATCTGTCAGTGCAGTTGTAAACCACAGGATCAGTTATGGTAACGATTTCGACGATATTTGGGCAAAATTCACTAAGCATGGTAAGGTTGCTGCTGAAAGGTACAACGTTGGATTATCTGTCAACGGAAGGGAAATTTTGCCAGCTAGCGACGATGGCAATATCGTCATCTCGTTCTACAGTGACGGTCTTTCTCCAGCCAAGAAATCTCCAgacaatgatgatttctGGTTTGAGTTCACCGGTATCATCAAGTCTTTCTATGAGGACGAAGTTTTCCCTGATAAAATGTTAAAAGGAGACAAGAAATTCATTGTTACTCCTGGCATCATGTCCGGTAATACTGATACCAGACACTACTGGGATTTGACTGATAGAATCTTCCGGGTACAGCCTGGATCCATCGATATGTTTAGTTCCAATGTTCACGGACAAGACGAAAGAGTTGACCTGCACACACATCTCGAGTCTATTTCTTTCTACTATAACTATATCTCACACTTTGCAAATCTATAG
- a CDS encoding uncharacterized protein (PKUD0B12020; similar to Saccharomyces cerevisiae YBR115C (LYS2); ancestral locus Anc_3.369) has protein sequence MLDTQFWTETLDSPTLNILPFDFQRPTDGSIQQATLEFTVPENTDFLTALTVYAVLIYRLTGDDDLTIGTNDEFAQNEFVLRLNIDPKKTFSELYQYVKSTYENFYSKLVPIETIVKQLQSSKDLEKPPALFKSSFQFSGSSDSLSTTVPGSIRDMAIYFNKDSVVTIHYNSLLYKEERIHFFSEQFSQVVEIVKKDKNQVISKISLITPEQRAVLPDPTIDLDWSNFRGAIQDIFADNADKHPDRTCVVETASFLDEKSKDRHFTYRQINEASNIVGNYLVKTGIKRGDIVMIYAYRGVDLMVSVMGVLKAGATFSVIDPAYPPARQTVYLKVANPQGIIGIKKAGVIDDLVENYIREELNVITRIPEIELQDDGSILGGIVNGKDILAEYEQYKSQRTGVVVGPDSNPTLSFTSGSEGLPKGVLGRHFSLAYYFPWMAKTFNLSENDKFTMLSGIAHDPIQRDMFTPLFLGATLLVPTQDDIGTPGKLAEWMSKHGATVTHLTPAMGQLLSAQATADIKSLHHAFFVGDILTKRDCLRLQTLAENCYIVNMYGTTETQRAVSYFEIPSRSKDSHFLETQKDIMPAGKGMLNVQLLVVNRNDRTQTCGIGEVGEIYVRAAGLAEGYRMNDALNKEKFVNNWYVPVDKFIAKDKEISKNEPWREFWKLPRDRLYRTGDLGRYLPDGNCECCGRADDQVKIRGFRIELGEIDTHISQHPLIRENITLVRKDKNGEPLLVTFLVPKAVDELANYKNVTPETEAIEDPIVRGLVEYAELIRDLKLHLKKRLASYSIPTIVIPMTKLPLNPNGKVDKPKLQLPSEKQLAQVAQISAANDTSDAEFTEMEAKIRDLWITVLPNRPSTIHPEDSFFDLGGHSILATRMIFELRKKLFIDVPLGTIFKHPTISSFASAVQRLSNMEDGSETAENDAVENENASKIDYYEDAVKLSKTQLKHTYQTLERLDPSKEINIFLTGATGFLGTFIAKELLQRSELNIKIYAHVRAKDPETGLQRLIKTSKTYGVWDNSYKSKLEVVLGDLSKPQFGLSDESWNKLSSTIDVIIHNGALVHWVYPYDKLRDANVISTINVLNMCSEGKAKHFTFVSSTSTVDVPHYVALGASLHSKEKDIGGILESDDLMAAKSGLGTGYGQSKWSAEFIIRRAGELGLRGAIIRPGYVQGFSESGAANTDDFLLRMLKGCVEVGSYPEITNSVNTVPVDHVARIVAASALHPPAKTGEKLSVVQVTGHPRIKFNEMLAALNDFGYEVRKEEYRAWCKTLEKFVIDDGNDNALFPLLHMVLGNLPEDSLAPELDDRNAREVLAEDKKWYGSDDAKHARGVTKEVLAVYVSYLIKIGFLPKPEKTPTVAIPDVKISEESIELIRSGAGARTSAN, from the coding sequence ATGCTAGACACTCAGTTTTGGACAGAGACGTTGGATTCTCCAACTCTCAACATCCTGCCatttgatttccaaagaCCCACAGATGGTTCTATCCAACAAGCAACACTTGAGTTTACAGTTCCAGAGAATACCGATTTTTTGACCGCATTAACCGTATATGCAGTTCTCATCTACAGATTAACcggtgatgatgatttgacCATTGGCACAAATGACGAATTTGCACAGAATGAGTTTGTTCTCAGATTAAATATCGatccaaagaaaacctTCAGTGAACTATATCAGTATGTCAAATCCACCTATGAAAATTTCTATTCTAAGCTAGTTCCTATTGAGACTATTGTGAAACAGTTACAATCATCtaaagatttggaaaaacCACCTGCTTTGTTCAAATCGTCTTTTCAGTTCTCCGGCTCTTCGGACTCGTTGAGCACAACTGTTCCAGGTTCTATTAGAGACATGGCCATTTATTTCAATAAGGATTCAGTTGTAACTATTCACTACAACTCTCTTTTATATAAGGAGGAAAGAATTCACTTTTTCTCCGAACAGTTTTCTCAGGTTGTGGAGATTGTCAAGAAGGACAAAAACCAAGTCATTTCTAAAATTTCGTTAATCACACCTGAACAAAGGGCAGTGCTACCAGACCCGACAATTGATCTTGACTGGTCCAATTTTAGGGGTGCAATCCAGGACATTTTTGCAGACAATGCTGACAAGCATCCAGATAGGACATGTGTTGTTGAAACTGCTTCGtttcttgatgaaaaatcTAAAGATAGGCACTTCACCTATAGGCAAATCAATGAAGCTTCTAATATTGTTGGTAACTATTTAGTCAAAACCGGTATTAAGAGGGGCGACATTGTGATGATTTATGCTTACAGAGGCGTCGACTTAATGGTGTCTGTCATGGGTGTCCTAAAAGCCGGTGCTACTTTCTCTGTCATTGACCCTGCTTACCCTCCTGCGAGACAAACCGTCTATTTAAAGGTTGCAAACCCACAAGGTATTATTGGAATTAAGAAGGCAGGCGTCATTGATGACTTGGTTGAAAATTACATTAGAGAAGAATTGAACGTCATTACCCGGATTCCGGAAATCGAACTCCAAGATGATGGTTCTATATTGGGTGGAATTGTAAACGGTAAAGACATTCTAGCTGAATATGAACAATACAAGTCTCAAAGAAcaggtgttgttgttggtcCGGATTCTAACCCTACCTTATCATTCACGTCGGGATCTGAAGGATTACCAAAGGGTGTTCTTGGTAGACATTTCTCACTTGCCTACTACTTCCCATGGATGGCTAAGACCTTCAACTTGTCCGAAAACGATAAATTCACGATGTTGTCAGGTATTGCCCATGATCCTATCCAAAGAGATATGTTTACACCTTTGTTCCTTGGTGCAACCTTGCTTGTTCCAACTCAAGATGATATTGGTACTCCAGGAAAACTAGCCGAATGGATGTCCAAGCATGGTGCCACGGTTACTCACCTAACACCAGCAATGGGTCAATTGTTGAGCGCACAAGCTACAGCTGACATCAAGAGCTTACACCATGCCTTCTTTGTTGGTGATATTTTAACAAAGAGAGACTGTCTCCGTTTGCAAACGCTAGCAGAAAACTGCTACATTGTTAACATGTATGGTACCACCGAAACCCAAAGGGCGGtttcatattttgaaattccaagCCGTTCTAAAGACTCTCATTTCTTAGAAACCCAGAAAGATATTATGCCCGCGGGTAAAGGTATGCTGAACGTCCAGTTATTAGTTGTCAATAGAAATGATAGAACTCAAACCTGTGGTATTGGTGAAGTTGGTGAAATTTATGTCAGAGCAGCGGGCCTGGCCGAAGGCTACAGAATGAACGATGCTTTGAATAAGGAAAAGTTTGTTAACAACTGGTACGTTCCAGTCGATAAATTCATTGCCAAGGATAAAGAGATTTCTAAAAACGAGCCATGGAGGGAATTCTGGAAATTACCAAGAGATAGACTATATAGAACTGGTGATTTAGGAAGATACTTACCTGATGGTAACTGTGAATGCTGTGGCCGTGCAGATGATCAAGTTAAGATTAGAGGCTTTAGAATCGAATTGGGAGAAATTGATACACATATCTCTCAGCATCCTTTGATCAGAGAAAACATTACTTTGGTGAGAAAAGATAAGAATGGTGAACCTTTACTTGTGACATTCCTTGTCCCTAAGgctgttgatgaattagCAAATTACAAGAATGTCACCCCGGAGACAGAGGCCATTGAAGATCCGATCGTTAGAGGATTAGTGGAGTATGCTGAATTGATTAGGGATCTAAAGCTGCACTTAAAGAAGAGATTAGCCTCATATTCTATTCCAACTATAGTTATTCCAATGACGAAGTTACCTTTGAACCCTAACGGTAAAGTCGATAAGCCAAAATTACAATTACCATCTGAGAAGCAGTTGGCGCAAGTTGCTCAAATTTCTGCTGCAAATGACACATCAGATGCCGAGTTCACTGAAATGGAGGCAAAGATTAGAGACTTATGGATCACTGTTTTGCCAAACAGGCCTTCCACTATTCACCCAGAGGACTCATTCTTTGACTTGGGAGGTCATTCTATTTTAGCAACTAGAAtgatttttgaattgagaaaaaaactattCATTGATGTTCCATTAGGGACTATTTTCAAGCACCCAaccatttcatcatttgctTCAGCAGTTCAAAGGTTATCAAACATGGAAGATGGTTCTGAAACAGCGGAAAATGATGCCgtggaaaatgaaaacgCCTCAAAGATTGATTATTATGAAGACGCGGTTAAACTTTCAAAGACCCAATTGAAACATACATATCAGACATTGGAGAGACTTGATCCTTCgaaagaaatcaatattttccttACTGGTGCAACAGGTTTCTTGGGTACTTTCATTGCGAAGGAACTATTACAGCGTTCTGAActcaacatcaaaatctATGCACATGTTCGTGCCAAGGATCCTGAAACAGGTCTCCAAAGATTAATTAAGACCAGCAAGACTTACGGTGTTTGGGATAATTCTTACAAGTCTAAGCTTGAAGTTGTTCTAGGCGATTTGTCGAAGCCCCAGTTTGGATTAAGCGACGAATCTTGGAATAAACTATCTTCCACAATTGATGTCATTATCCATAATGGTGCTCTTGTCCATTGGGTTTATCCTTATGACAAATTAAGAGACGCAAACGTCATTTCTACAATTAATGTTTTAAACATGTGCTCCGAGGGTAAGGCCAAGCATTTTACATTTGTTTCAAGTACTTCAACTGTCGATGTTCCACACTATGTTGCATTAGGTGCAAGTTTACATTCTAAGGAGAAGGATATCGGCGGGATTCTTGAGTCCGATGATCTGATGGCAGCCAAATCGGGATTAGGTACAGGATATGGTCAGTCCAAATGGTCTGCTGAGTTTATAATCCGTCGTGCTGGTGAGTTGGGCCTAAGGGGTGCTATTATTAGACCTGGTTACGTCCAGGGCTTCAGTGAGTCAGGTGCGGCAAACACCGATGATTTCTTGTTGAGAATGCTGAAAGGGTGCGTTGAAGTTGGTTCTTACCCTGAGATTACCAATTCTGTGAATACCGTTCCCGTTGACCATGTTGCCAGAATTGTTGCGGCCTCTGCATTGCACCCTCCAGCTAAAACAGGTGAGAAATTATCCGTTGTTCAGGTCACTGGCCATCCAAGGATTAAGTTCAATGAGATGCTAGCTGCGCTAAACGACTTTGGTTACGAAGTTAGAAAAGAGGAATACCGTGCATGGTGTAAGACATTAGAAAaatttgttattgatgatggCAATGATAATGCGTTATTCCCATTATTGCACATGGTTCTCGGCAACTTGCCAGAAGACAGTCTGGCTCCTGAATTGGACGATAGAAATGCCCGTGAGGTTTTAGCCGAAGACAAAAAATGGTATGGCAGTGACGATGCCAAACATGCTAGAGGTGTCACAAAGGAAGTTTTAGCGGTATATGTCTCTTATCTAATCAAAATTGGATTTTTACCAAAACCTGAAAAGACACCAACAGTTGCAATTCCTGATGTTAAAATCAGCGAAGAATCGATTGAGTTAATTAGATCCGGTGCAGGCGCTAGAACAAGTGCCAACTGA
- a CDS encoding uncharacterized protein (PKUD0B12000; similar to Saccharomyces cerevisiae YLR351C (NIT3); ancestral locus Anc_4.183) has translation MSAVTLSKTLQVALLQFHCGGDKTANLAKVTQFIERAIQHDPKPQLLVLPECFQSPYAVDQFANYAERIPEGETSTFLSEQAKKYNVSIIGGSIPEIDDNDGGIYNTSLVFNPKGEIVAKHRKVHLFDISIPGGITFKESDSLKPGNKVTVFDIPEIDTRFGLGICYDIRFPELAMIAARRGAGIMAYPGAFNTVTGPKFWSKFAVARAIDNQNYVLMCSPARNPQGGYQAYGHSMVVDPDGEILVEAGHEETIVYAELKKDVVEETRRNIPFSVQRRFDVYSDVSKDPVVSAL, from the coding sequence ATGTCTGCCGTTACTCTCTCCAAGACTCTCCAAGTGGCACTGCTGCAATTCCACTGTGGTGGAGACAAGACGGCCAATCTCGCCAAAGTGACCCAATTCATCGAGAGGGCGATCCAACACGATCCAAAACCACAACTTCTTGTTCTGCCTGAATGTTTCCAATCTCCATATGCCGTAGACCAATTTGCAAATTATGCAGAACGTATCCCAGAGGGGGAAACTAGCACGTTTTTAAGTGAACAGGCGAAAAAGTACAATGTCTCTATCATTGGAGGTTCGATTCCGGAAATCGACGACAATGACGGCGGTATCTACAACACCtctcttgttttcaatCCCAAGGGGGAAATCGTTGCCAAGCATCGTAAGGTGCACCTCTTTGACATTTCTATTCCGGGCGGAATCACGTTCAAGGAGTCTGATTCTTTAAAACCGGGCAACAAGGTTACAGTTTTCGACATTCCAGAAATCGACACCAGATTCGGCTTAGGTATTTGCTATGATATCAGGTTCCCGGAATTGGCCATGATTGCAGCCAGACGTGGCGCTGGTATTATGGCTTATCCCGGTGCATTCAATACCGTGACAGGTCCTAAATTCTGGTCAAAGTTTGCCGTTGCCAGAGCTATTGACAACCAAAACTACGTGTTGATGTGTTCCCCCGCTCGTAACCCACAGGGCGGCTATCAGGCTTATGGCCATAGCATGGTGGTCGATCCAGATGGTGAGATCCTCGTTGAGGCCGGCCATGAGGAAACCATCGTTTATGCAGAACTGAAGAAGGAcgttgttgaagaaacgAGAAGAAATATTCCCTTCAGtgttcaaagaagattCGATGTTTACAGTGACGTTTCTAAAGATCCTGTTGTTTCTGCTTTGTAA
- a CDS encoding uncharacterized protein (PKUD0B12010; similar to Saccharomyces cerevisiae YML050W (AIM32); ancestral locus Anc_1.498), which translates to MQFRRFQSTLKLVSRCPPPKYDTGCTFCQPPPELDLKSPPFSIRNTAPPLAKHVIVLSETSNKDWPKKVEAYPVMRNLGAVGRGNGNLFSMSTLCPETETGHVEVLVYPDSKKVTFKDNSANYSKFVKAMDGELATNETLSVTAFEKPLILICGHAERDVRCGVVGELVHDEFEKVLHREKLNVELGYISHIGGHVYAGNVLIYKPNGTMVWYGMVRPQHVQGIVTKTVKADTLIEELLRN; encoded by the coding sequence ATGCAGTTCCGTCGTTTCCAATCTACACTGAAACTGGTGTCTCGATGCCCGCCTCCAAAGTATGATACCGGATGCACATTCTGTCAACCACCTCCAGAATTGGACTTGAAATCTCCTCCATTCTCCATCAGAAACACTGCCCCTCCACTGGCAAAACACGTGATTGTCTTATCGGAAACTTCCAATAAGGACTGGCCGAAGAAAGTGGAGGCATATCCCGTGATGAGGAACCTCGGCGCTGTTGGTAGGGGAAATGGTAACCTGTTCAGCATGTCAACCCTATGTCCCGAAACCGAAACCGGTCATGTCGAGGTGTTGGTTTATCCCGACTCGAAGAAAGTGACATTCAAAGACAACTCGGCCAATTATAGTAAGTTCGTCAAGGCCATGGACGGAGAGCTGGCTACAAATGAAACCCTTTCAGTTACCgcttttgaaaaaccaCTAATCTTAATATGCGGACACGCAGAGCGTGATGTGAGATGTGGTGTCGTGGGGGAACTTGTAcatgatgaatttgagaaagttCTGCATAGGGAAAAACTCAATGTGGAGCTCGGGTATATCAGCCACATTGGCGGCCATGTGTATGCTGGcaatgttttgatttataaGCCCAACGGAACCATGGTTTGGTATGGAATGGTGAGGCCGCAACATGTCCAAGGAATTGTCACAAAAACAGTCAAAGCCGACACGCTCATTGAGGAATTACTTAGAAACTAA
- a CDS encoding uncharacterized protein (PKUD0B12030; similar to Saccharomyces cerevisiae YPR072W (NOT5); ancestral locus Anc_3.370), whose protein sequence is MSGSEVKDKKPLIEHRKLIEREMERFKEVEKMMKTKAFSNEALASNVEVVDPRKKEKMATAEYIEGRIEELQLQMEAIEASIDQISSTLKKKKSDASKQAQIATLQEKLGRHKWHIGMLESILRHLENDNIEVEQINEIKEDIDYYVDSNQDPNFIEDDTFYDMLGLDDMEDSFAVIPGDDSEFPVSSSRSQSVSEDLDKEKSTSREKERDRKRDKERKTEREQEKTSEEPKDKPKDKGDDKREQAQEPQPKEKTVNLVTQLSQSQVSSPISKTGLLASTLAAAIPKSSPSATPLLKYAAVASSAAKKTSTVSTPTPISYATLASSINGTISNTNSPSTPTQKTSSISGSISSLNAQTSTPSKSVSNISQSQSGGAEHISCDTFTIPEPSVSLETINALASANASRILNNNNANHPHVNNIDEELSFLNQQTFPATMTNYLESLEIAKNRMFEFRKQEQLHVPSKKSQPPATVCELKQPVYSEISSFLETSLLNCPDSYDADKPHRYSPSNPYVSQPNFPSEPLLEIINSKKIVEKFSLDTLFYTFYYYNLRTPSRFTNFFDSTPNPDDDYFQFLAAQELHRRGWNYQAHTHTWFSKDDIVDAATAVGGVSGNQWKSFDFVDTWMVRRNAGFVYDANDVEKSYFTV, encoded by the coding sequence ATGAGTGGTTCGGAAGTGAAAGACAAGAAACCGCTTATAGAGCACCggaaattgattgaaagagaaatgGAAAGATTCAAGGAGGTggaaaaaatgatgaaaacaaaggCTTTTTCTAACGAAGCTTTGGCGTCGAATGTAGAAGTTGTCGATCCAaggaagaaagagaagatgGCAACTGCTGAATATATTGAGGGAAGGATCGAGGAGTTGCAACTGCAAATGGAAGCAATTGAAGCTAGTATAGATCAGATATCGTCAacgttgaagaagaagaagtcgGACGCTTCAAAGCAAGCACAAATTGCAACGCTTCAAGAGAAATTGGGAAGACATAAGTGGCACATTGGCATGTTAGAATCCATCTTAAGGCATCTAgaaaatgacaatattGAAGTTGAGCAGatcaatgaaattaaagaagatatCGACTATTATGTGGATTCCAATCAGGATCCAAACTTTATTGAAGACGATACATTCTACGATATGTTGGGACTGGATGACATGGAGGATAGTTTTGCAGTGATACCCGGAGATGACTCTGAGTTTCCCGTAAGCTCAAGCAGATCGCAGTCTGTATCTGAGGATCTTGATAAAGAGAAGTCGACATCGCGTGAGAAAGAACGGGATAGGAAACGTGATAAGGAAAGGAAAACCGAAagagaacaagaaaagacaaGTGAAGAACCAAAGGATAAACCCAAAGATAAAGGCGATGATAAGCGGGAACAAGCTCAAGAACCTCAACCGAAGGAAAAAACCGTTAACTTGGTTACCCAGTTGTCCCAATCCCAAGTAAGCTCACCGATTTCCAAGACGGGTCTGCTTGCATCCACCTTGGCTGCAGCGATCCCAAAATCATCACCTTCAGCAACACCACTGCTAAAATATGCCGCTGTTGCATCGTCAGCTGCCAAGAAAACCTCAACTGTTTCCACACCGACTCCGATCTCATATGCTACATTAGCATCCTCAATAAATGGTACCATCTCAAATACTAATAGCCCATCTACTCCAACACAGAAAACTTCCAGTATATCAGgatcaatatcttctttaaaTGCGCAGACTTCAACGCCGTCGAAGTCAGTCTCTAACATATCGCAGTCACAGTCTGGAGGGGCCGAACATATAAGCTGTGATACATTCACTATCCCAGAACCTTCTGTATCTCTTGAGACCATTAATGCGTTAGCTTCTGCCAATGCATCGAGAATTCTAAATAATAACAATGCAAATCATCCACATGTAAACaacattgatgaagagcTGTCATTCTTAAACCAGCAGACTTTTCCTGCTACTATGACAAATTACTTGGAATCCCTCGAGATTGCTAAAAACAGGATGTTTGAGTTTAGGAAACAAGAACAGTTACATGTCCCTAGTAAAAAGTCTCAACCACCTGCTACGGTATGTGAATTGAAACAACCCGTGTACTCCGAAATATCCTCATTTTTGGAGACCTCATTGTTAAATTGTCCCGATTCATATGATGCTGATAAGCCTCATAGATACAGTCCTAGCAACCCTTATGTTTCTCAGCCAAATTTCCCATCGGAACCACTACTGGAAATAATCAAttctaaaaaaattgttgaaaagttCAGTCTTGATACGCTCTTTTACACATTCTACTACTACAATTTGAGGACGCCGTCAAGATTTACAAACTTTTTTGATTCCACACCAAATCCCGACGATGACTACTTCCAGTTTTTAGCTGCACAGGAACTCCATCGCCGTGGGTGGAACTATCAAGCCCACACCCATACTTGGTTCAGTAAAGATGATATTGTAGATGCCGCTACCGCCGTAGGCGGAGTTAGTGGGAATCAATGGAAAAGCTTCGACTTTGTTGACACGTGGATGGTGAGACGAAATGCTGGGTTTGTCTACGATGCTAATGATGTAGAGAAGTCTTACTTTACTGTATAG